TCCATATTTTGGAAAGAGGAATTTAACTTAAAAGAAGTGGTGGAATTTTAAATTCTTGAATTAGTTTTGTTATTTAAAATGATTGCGAGGCTTAATGTTGTAAATGATTCCTGAAATTTATTCTCTTTGAACTTGTTTTGGATTACTGTAAAGATGCTTTTGTTTTTTATATGATAAACACGAATAACGCTATTGGTTCTTTTGGATTTGGCTTTATTCTTTAAAGGTGATATTGGTTTCCTTTCTAGCTATGATTGGCAGCAAGAAATGAGTCTGGTCTCAATGGATTCCATGTTCGGTTTTTTACTATTAGAATTTGTCAAGCAAAGAGCAATATTTGGAATGTTCCCCTTAGGCAATGACTTTGGATCCATTTCCGAATGTCAATCTCTTTTTGCATCTTTAAATGCTATTAGAAGCTGTAGGAAGACTCTTGGTTTTGGGCTTTTGGCTTCATTTGAGCAACTTCTAGTTCAATGGATATCTTTTGCAGGCAGTCGAACTAAGATTTGTGTGCATTTGTAACGTCTTAAATGCAGTTCATTTATTGAGTTCTTGACAATGTCATACTCATGTTTCCAGGTCTTCATTCATTTTTAACATCAAGTCTATTTAGACCTTTAGTTTTGAGTGAGATTCTGATTATCATTTCCTATTTGCTCTCTTTGTACCCTGTAGACGAAGTTGTAATGGATCGATTCATTAGAAGGAATTGATTCAATTTATTTCTTATGTACCCATAAGTGATATATTGGATTTGAATCAAATTTTGGATCAATCTATCTTGATTAACTGACTCCGTTATCTTATATGCTTGTTAGTAGTTATACGGTTATGGTATGCTGGTTGTTTTGGCTATTTTTGTTACTGCTTCTCTGCTGCATTCTTTAGCTGCTGTTGCTACTTTTCTTTGTCCTTAACTCCATAGAAAATTCACTTATTGCATGTTTTGTATGATCCAGTAATGCCCAATTCTGTTTGTCCCCTCTCGCTGCTGCTTcttattcttttctttaattCATAGATAACTTACTTATGGTCCAGTCATGCGCGGTTCTGATTGTTTTTCTCTTTCGTTCTTCAGGACCTAAAAGATGACTTTTTCACTGAATATGGTGATGCAAACCAGTACAAAATTATTGAAGTCATTGGGAGGGGAAGCTATGGAGTTGTTTGTGCGGCACTTGACACTCATACTGGTAAGAAAGTCGCAATAAAGAAAATACGAGATGTATTTGAGTACACATCCGATGCTTTAAGGATTTTACGTGAAGTCAAGCTGCTTAGACTTCTTAGACATCCTGATATAGTTGAAATTAAGCATATAATGTTGCCACCGTCAAAGAGGGAGTTCAAAgatatatttgttgtttttgagCTCATGGAGTCTGATCTTCACGAAGTCATCAAAGCTAATGATGACTTAACCCGTGAACACCACCAGTTTTTCCTTTACCAAATGCTTCGTGCAATGAAATATATGCATACAGGTAAACAATTGTTTCATCTCTTTAATTGTCTTTCGTACATGTCTGTAATTAAGGCTATATTTTTTATTGGCTTTTGCTTGTTACTGTTCTTAATGGAAGGTTGAAGTCTCTCTCTCATAGATGTAAATTCCTTTTGCCTCGGTTTTTGCCATCTAATTGGGATAGGGTGCTTGAAAGCAATTGCAAATTTACACTGATTGCTAAGTTCTCGGTTGCAGCTAATGTTTACCATCGTGACCTTAAACCAAAGAATATACTGGCAAATGCCAATTGTAAGCTTAAAGTTTGCGACTTCGGGCTAGCAAGAGTTGCATTTAGTGACACCCCAACCACTGTCTTTTGGACGGTATGTAGTTTTCGGTGCGTGCTTTCTTTTTCTACCACTACAGAAGAGTTGATACTCGTGTTTATACATTATTTTCCCATGTTCCTTTCAGGACTATGTTGCTACGCGATGGTACAGGGCTCCAGAGCTGTGTGGATTTTTCTTTTCCAAGGTATGCCTCTTCTAGTTAATGTCTTGGTTTTATTTCGAGGGTTGATTTTTTTAGCCAGTCACCACATTTCAGTTGTGGATATATTTCCAAATATTGAATTAACTATGTCTCATTTGAACTATGTCGTATTTAGCGAATCAACACAATGTTGTTTATATAAATGATACTTGAGTGCCTTTTAGTGAACAGTAATTCTTAGATTAAAAGAATTGTTGTTCAGGGAGGACTATGAACTCTCTTGGAAGTTGAAATATCTGTCATTCAGGTAATTCTGTCTAGTTATGTCTATTTCTTGAGAGTGCTTAACTTGTGGCGGGGCTTTTCAATTTTACGTATTCAAGTCTAATTTTTGTTGGTAACTGTCTGCAGTATACACCGGCAATTGATATTTGGAGCATTGGCTGCATCTTTGCCGAGGTATTGATAGGGAAGCCTCTATTTCCTGGAAAAAGTGTCGTTCATCAATTGGATTTGATCACTGATCTTTTGGGGACGCCTTCACCTGAAACTATTTCTGGAGTATGGCCTCTTTCTCCCTTTCCTTTTATGTGCATGTATATGTTTTGTTTCTGCAGGGtgatattttacttttcttttattgaGTGCGAATGGTGATGTTTGTTTCACACGATTGCAGGTCCGAAATGATAAAGCACGAAAACACTTGACAGAAATGCGGATAAAACAACCTGTGCCTTTCTCACAGAAGTTCCCAAATGCAGACCCGTTAGCAGTGCGGCTATTGCAGAGGCTGTTAGCGTTTGATCCAAAAGACCGACCAACCGCTGAGGAGGTGTCATATCGTTTATTTTAATGCTATAAATATGGTGTCCTTGATGCAATTGAGTCAAAAATCGTGGAGGTTTCTCATGCATGTTTGTGTGTTCTTTACATTAATTATACTTCTTTGTCTTAATGTGATAGGCATTAGCTGATCCTTACTTCAAAGGCTTGGCTAAAATCGAGAGGGAACCTTCTTGTCAGCCAATCTCGAGATTAGAGTTCGAGTTTGAGAGGCGAAGGTTGGTAAAGGAGGATGTTAGGGAATTAATTTACAGAGAGATACTAGAATATCATCCTCAGCTGCTCAAAGACTATATAAACGGAAATGAAGGAACTAATTTTCTTTATCCGAGGTTTGAATTTTTCCTACTTATCTTAATGCATTTATcgttaatttttatgtttctcgTATTTTTTCACTCTTAATCTGCTTgattatattttggtttttatcgCAGTGCCATTGGTCAATTCAGAAAGCAGTTTGCACATCTTGAAGAAAACAGTGGTAGAAGTGTGCCGGTTTTCCCTCCGGAGAGGAAGCACAAGTCCCTACCGAGGTATTTCATGTTTTAACATTTTCCTTTAATCAGAAATGTTCTTTATACAATTATTCTCAACTGCtctggggtttagggttttatgatAGGGGGAAGAGAAATTTAGTCTCTTGATATGCATATGAACatgataaacaaaaataaatatgatcttttaatttttatgcatTCCCCCACTAACATATGGACTCAAACAAATTACCACATTTTCTCCCCTTATGGTGACGCGATTTTCCAATTTCCGACTTGTGTCCTATTTATTGCAGGAATACAGTTCATTCCAATACAATACCTCTGAATAGGCAGTCAACTTCGGTTTTGTGTGAGAATCAAAACGTTACTGAAGAGGCTTCCAAAAAAGTAACTGATGCAATTTCTGGTAATCGGAAGTTAGCACGCCCTCCACCTAAGGTGCCAGCAGGTATGAATGGTGTTTTCTGTTCTTTTTACTGTAGTTTCTGCCTGCTGTTTGAAAACCGGGACTGGATTGAAAACTATTTCATATGTTGTCCCTCCGGCCCCCTCTCTCTGTTTGCTGTTTGAAAACCGGGAGTGGATTTTTCTACAATAGTTTCACATTGTTGAAGATTCCAACATTCGTTAGGCATATTCACTAGCACGAAATGTGAAAATACGTTTACTCATTGATCATGGGCATACGGCCAAGTATATGTTTTTCTTGCTTCACCATTTAGCTGATCCTGAAGTTTGTTCTCCTCTTGTTTTGTACAGCAAAACCCAGGAGAGTTGTCGAATCTGTCATACCACATGAGAATCCAAAGAATACTAAAGATGATTATGATGCTAAGGTCTTTCACCAAACCACAGTCCTTCCTCCGCAGCCCCTTTCCAGCACCAACACCATAAATCAAGAGAAATCCAGAATACAGAGTGACATGAATCAACAAGCCAAACTGCAACCTCAGTTCAGCATGGCCGCAAGCCAAGCCCCAGCAATGGCTGTCGGCATGAAGAGCAACCCGTATCAACAACCGCAAGCAAAGGCAGAGCAATTAAATGATAGATTGGGCATTGATGCAAAAATTCTGCAGGCACAAACCCAGTTTGGTGCAGTCGGTGCTGCTGCTGTGGCTGTAGTTGCCCATAGGACTGTAGGTACAGTTCAGTATGGGTTGTCTTAAATTGAAGTTAACCGGGAGCATCGGGTCAAACTCATCTTCGTTATCAAGGTAATAGCTACTACGAATGGTCATCGACTTCCCGGAAATGGGGTGGCCTTTCTTTGAACAATCATATGACTTCTCAGAAACAGTAGGGTATTCTTTGTGAAGGCTAGGAAAGATGGATCTtgatagttttatttattttccattatCTAATTTATGTTATgtgtaaatatatgtttttatcattgaattttatatttaataaatcgCTTCCAATTGGTATTGATTTTAGCTTAAATTCGTGTGTATATTTATGGCCTAATTGGAACAAGGTTtggaaaaacaaaatattaggCATGCCTGGTTTAgctcatttttcaattttataacattatttttatttttatatgatatgaaaCATATATTATGAGAAAATTAAGCCTGTATAaagatatataaaataataatattttttgtaatAAGATTCATGGTAATTTTTGTGAGACGTGcgttttttagtaaatttatatattttgaatttttttattaaacattgtatttttatattaaaaatatataaaatctaaaaattatatatatttataaaaaaatttataaaaactattTCACATTAGAAAATGAATCTAGACAAAAGGTTGTCAAGATTCGGATgaacttaaataattatttatcgtattcattttgaatatgtttttttaataaatttatatatttttaatttttaaatatatataaatttataaaaaaaaaccatttcatgtctaaaatgaacaataataaatgGAAGTCCAAATTTAGATgatattatatatcattttgatCAGATTCGTTTTAAGCgtgtttttttagtaattttatgatttttacttattaccatttatatatatatatattatgttatggtattttttttaatttaatgaagTTTTGTAAAATATTGATCTATTAgtatttgattttatatattttgatataaaaaatttaaaaacaatcaaaatattaaaaaaaaacacgtCTAGAATGAATCTGGACAAAATGAAGTCCAAATTTCGGTATGTTTATCCATGTTTATTCCAAACTTAAAATGATAcctatttaaaaaaagattttatatatttttaatttcaaaataataatataaaatataatatttaaaaaataaaaatatataaaattgctAAAAAGAATACATTCGGACAAACTAGTATCCAAACTAGAATAACCATTTGTCCATATTCATTCTTgatgtgaaatatttt
The genomic region above belongs to Gossypium hirsutum isolate 1008001.06 chromosome D05, Gossypium_hirsutum_v2.1, whole genome shotgun sequence and contains:
- the LOC121216778 gene encoding mitogen-activated protein kinase 19, whose protein sequence is MQQDQLKKDLKDDFFTEYGDANQYKIIEVIGRGSYGVVCAALDTHTGKKVAIKKIRDVFEYTSDALRILREVKLLRLLRHPDIVEIKHIMLPPSKREFKDIFVVFELMESDLHEVIKANDDLTREHHQFFLYQMLRAMKYMHTANVYHRDLKPKNILANANCKLKVCDFGLARVAFSDTPTTVFWTDYVATRWYRAPELCGFFFSKYTPAIDIWSIGCIFAEVLIGKPLFPGKSVVHQLDLITDLLGTPSPETISGVRNDKARKHLTEMRIKQPVPFSQKFPNADPLAVRLLQRLLAFDPKDRPTAEEALADPYFKGLAKIEREPSCQPISRLEFEFERRRLVKEDVRELIYREILEYHPQLLKDYINGNEGTNFLYPSAIGQFRKQFAHLEENSGRSVPVFPPERKHKSLPRNTVHSNTIPLNRQSTSVLCENQNVTEEASKKVTDAISGNRKLARPPPKVPAAKPRRVVESVIPHENPKNTKDDYDAKVFHQTTVLPPQPLSSTNTINQEKSRIQSDMNQQAKLQPQFSMAASQAPAMAVGMKSNPYQQPQAKAEQLNDRLGIDAKILQAQTQFGAVGAAAVAVVAHRTVGTVQYGLS